The Manis javanica isolate MJ-LG chromosome 4, MJ_LKY, whole genome shotgun sequence genome contains a region encoding:
- the NATD1 gene encoding protein NATD1, with amino-acid sequence MAQAAAAGPPEQGCPIRVEHDRRRRQFTVRLNGCHDRAVLLYEYVGKRTVDLQHTEVPDAYRGRGIAKHLAKAALDFVVEEDLKAHLTCWYIQKYIKENPLPQYLEHLQP; translated from the exons ATGGCGCAGGCGGCGGCCGCCGGGCCGCCGGAGCAGGGCTGCCCCATCCGCGTGGAGCACGACCGCCGGCGCCGCCAGTTCACCGTCCGGCTCAACG GATGTCATGATCGGGCCGTCCTGCTCTATGAGTATGTGGGCAAACGCACTGTGGACCTGCAGCACACCGAGGTCCCTGACGCCTACCGTGGACGTGGCATCGCCAAGCACCTCGCCAAG gcCGCCCTGGACTTCGTGGTGGAGGAGGACCTGAAGGCGCATCTCACGTGCTGGTACATCCAGAAGTACATCAAGGAGAACCCCCTGCCTCAGTACCTGGAGCACCTGCAGCCATGA